The Henckelia pumila isolate YLH828 unplaced genomic scaffold, ASM3356847v2 CTG_461:::fragment_3, whole genome shotgun sequence genome window below encodes:
- the LOC140872294 gene encoding UDP-glucuronic acid decarboxylase 6-like, protein MAKEASNGGSHITTKPPPEPSPLRRAKFFKANMRILVTGGAGFIGSHLVDKLMENEKNEVIVADNYFTGSKENLRQWIGHPRFELIRHDVTEPLLVEVDQIYHLACPASPIFYKYNPVKTIKTNVIGTLNMLGLAKRVGARILLTSTSEVYGDPLEHPQNESYWGNVNPIGVRSCYDEGKRVAETLMFDYHRQHGIEIRIARIFNTYGPRMNIDDGRVVSNFIAQAIRDEPLTVQLPGTQTRSFCYVSDMVDGLIRLMEGSNTGPINIGNPGEFTMLELAETVKEMINPEVKIVTVENTPDDPRQRKPDITKAKELLGWEPKIKLRNGIPLMEDDFRKRLEIPRKK, encoded by the exons ATGGCCAAGGAAGCATCAAACGGAGGAAGCCATATCACCACCAAACCACCTCCCGAGCCTTCACCTTTGAGGagagcaaaattttttaag GCAAACATGAGAATTTTGGTTACTGGTGGAGCTGGATTCATTGGCTCTCATTTAGTTGATAAGCTGATGGAAAACGAGAAGAATGAG GTGATTGTTGCGGATAACTACTTTACGGGATCAAAGGAAAACTTAAGGCAATGGATTGGTCATCCTCGATTTGAGCTTATTCGACATG ATGTCACCGAGCCATTATTAGTTGAAGTTGATCAGATCTACCATCTTGCTTGTCCCGCCTCCCCGATTTTCTACAAATACAACCCTGTCAAG acaataaagactaaTGTCATCGGGACACTAAACATGTTGGGACTTGCTAAGCGCGTTGGAGCCAG GATTTTACTGACATCAACTTCGGAGGTTTATGGAGATCCACTTGAGCATCCTCAAAACGAGAGTTACTGGGGCAATGTGAACCCTATAG GGGTCAGGAGCTGTTACGACGAGGGAAAAAGAGTTGCTGAAactttgatgtttgattatcaCAGGCAACATGGGATTG AAATACGGATTGCTAGGATTTTCAACACATATGGACCTCGAATGAATATTGATGATGGCCGTGTTGTGAGTAATTTCATAGCTCAAGCTATACG TGATGAACCTTTGACAGTTCAGTTACCTGGAACACAGACAAGGAGCTTCTGTTATGTTTCTGACATG GTCGATGGTCTTATTCGACTGATGGAAGGAAGTAACACTGGGCCGATAAACATAGGCAATCCAG GCGAGTTTACGATGCTGGAGCTTGCTGAGACTGTGAAAGAG ATGATCAATCCGGAAGTGAAGATCGTGACAGTGGAGAATACTCCAGACGATCCTCGACAGAGGAAACCTGATATAACAAAAGCTAAGGAACTGTTAGGATGGGAACCGAAGATCAAGCTACGCAATGGCATTCCTTTAATGGAGGATGATTTTCGCAAGAGGCTTGAAATTCCCAGGAAGAAGTGA